One stretch of Zingiber officinale cultivar Zhangliang chromosome 6B, Zo_v1.1, whole genome shotgun sequence DNA includes these proteins:
- the LOC121988636 gene encoding protein PHLOEM PROTEIN 2-LIKE A9-like yields the protein MFLDSAFSIHPSIHHFLVSLVRLRLSEHDQHHPSSTYTMTSHYKPDDTLIEELTKKVDDNKITIKPKALAVTWGKDSRYWDINDKENKEGSITLNQVSWLEVTGSFSINGLTCGKYNLNFKVALKPNAFGWQGTPVYFFVINPMSGKRIWKKRDLSTLKKDGKEASVPDDLNFEFTADPKPQVSQINFGLYEIWKGGWKGGLEIREVVIEKIKA from the exons ATGTTCCTCGACTCCGCATTCAGCATTCATCCATCGATCCACCATTTTTTAGTTTCCTTGGTCAGATTACGACTATCGGAACACGATCAACACCACCCTTCCTCTACATATACTATGACTTCCCATTACAAACCCGACGACACACTAATAGAAGAGCTTACAAAAAAA gtTGATGACAATAAAATCACAATCAAGCCGAAGGCGCTTGCAGTCACTTGGGGCAAAGACTCTCGCTATTGGGATATCAATGACAAAGAGAA TAAGGAGGGCTCGATCACATTGAATCAAGTGTCATGGCTCGAGGTGACCGGTAGTTTCTCGATTAACGGCCTAACCTGTGGCAAGTATAACCTCAATTTCAAAGTGGCGTTGAAGCCGAACGCGTTTGGATGGCAAGGTACCCCGGTGTACTTCTTCGTGATCAATCCGATGTCCGGCAAGAGGATATGGAAGAAAAGGGATTTGAGCACCCTAAAGAAAGACGGGAAAGAAGCGTCTGTACCTGACGATCTCAATTTCGAATTCACGGCAGACCCCAAGCCTCAAGTCTCCCAAATCAATTTTGGATTGTATGAGATATGGAAGGGGGGATGGAAGGGAGGCCTAGAAATCCGAGAAGTTGTTATCGAAAAAATTAAAGCCTAA